The Pseudarthrobacter sulfonivorans genome includes a window with the following:
- a CDS encoding NAD(P)-dependent alcohol dehydrogenase — protein MNPLQPAAATATGARTMKAATYRRFGGPDVVRVEEIAQPAPRAGEVLIKVMASTVSVADHRVRSRNVPKGLVALTALTLGLFRPRTRVLGMDVAGVVESVGEGVTAFRPGDEVIAMLGAKFGGHAEYVSVPAKGPIATKPRNMGFEEAVTLLFGGLTAKSFLGMAAIKTGDTVLINGASGAVGTAAIQLAKHLGAHVTAVSSGANRELVESLGADGFIDYTAADFTADGTTYDVVMDCVGNAPFARVQGSIAPGGALLLVIADLKGMLGARGQSRRSGKLVTFGGLKLTYTADDVAYLVSLAEEGKYQAVIDRTYNLADVVEAHRFVDTGRKRGNVVLRVP, from the coding sequence ATGAACCCACTCCAGCCGGCGGCCGCAACAGCCACGGGAGCACGGACCATGAAAGCCGCGACCTACCGCCGGTTCGGCGGCCCGGACGTGGTCCGCGTCGAGGAGATCGCACAGCCCGCTCCGCGCGCCGGAGAGGTGCTCATCAAAGTCATGGCCAGCACGGTCAGCGTCGCCGACCACCGCGTCCGCAGCCGCAATGTCCCCAAGGGACTCGTGGCACTCACGGCCCTGACCCTCGGCCTCTTCCGCCCGCGGACCCGGGTCCTCGGCATGGACGTGGCCGGCGTGGTGGAGTCCGTCGGCGAGGGCGTGACCGCGTTCCGGCCCGGCGACGAGGTTATTGCGATGCTCGGCGCAAAATTCGGAGGGCATGCGGAGTACGTGTCCGTTCCGGCGAAGGGGCCCATCGCCACCAAACCCCGGAACATGGGCTTCGAGGAAGCCGTCACGCTGCTCTTCGGCGGACTCACGGCGAAATCCTTCCTGGGCATGGCGGCCATCAAGACCGGCGACACGGTTCTTATCAACGGCGCCTCCGGAGCTGTGGGAACGGCCGCCATCCAGCTGGCCAAGCACCTCGGCGCCCACGTTACCGCCGTGAGCAGCGGGGCCAACAGGGAACTGGTGGAATCACTCGGCGCGGACGGCTTCATCGACTACACCGCAGCGGATTTCACCGCAGACGGCACAACGTACGACGTCGTCATGGACTGCGTGGGGAACGCCCCGTTCGCGAGGGTGCAAGGGAGCATCGCGCCGGGAGGTGCCTTGCTTCTGGTCATCGCCGACCTCAAAGGCATGCTCGGCGCGCGGGGACAGAGCCGCCGAAGCGGCAAGCTGGTCACTTTTGGCGGCCTCAAGCTCACGTACACCGCCGACGACGTCGCATACCTCGTGAGCCTCGCGGAGGAAGGCAAGTATCAGGCTGTCATCGACAGAACCTACAACCTTGCCGACGTCGTCGAGGCACACCGCTTCGTGGACACCGGACGCAAGCGGGGCAATGTGGTCCTGCGGGTCCCCTAA
- a CDS encoding TetR/AcrR family transcriptional regulator C-terminal domain-containing protein, with product MTQQIAAERRARLNRERVLLAAVALADEVGIGPLSMRRLAQELDVVPMALYKHVANKEELLDGMVDVVIGEIDPPVAGADWKSMVRLRVLSARRVLQRHRWARRVLETRTNPTPAVLGYMDSFIGMFFARGFSVDLTHHVMHAIGSRMWGFTQELFDATATSEGDAPAAVAPEVQAAMYQEMSANYPNVLQVATAASHDDGSVVGSGCDDQFEFEFALDLLLDGIERLHQRDCSSAAARLERG from the coding sequence GTGACTCAGCAGATTGCCGCCGAACGCCGGGCGCGGCTAAACCGGGAGAGGGTGCTCCTGGCGGCCGTTGCACTCGCCGACGAGGTGGGGATCGGTCCGCTGAGCATGCGCCGCCTCGCCCAAGAACTGGACGTGGTGCCCATGGCGCTGTACAAACACGTGGCCAACAAGGAGGAGCTCCTTGACGGCATGGTGGATGTGGTCATCGGCGAGATTGACCCTCCCGTTGCCGGTGCTGACTGGAAGAGCATGGTGCGGCTGCGGGTGCTGTCGGCCAGGCGCGTCCTCCAGCGCCACAGGTGGGCCAGGCGCGTCCTGGAAACCCGCACCAACCCGACCCCCGCCGTCCTGGGCTACATGGACTCGTTCATCGGCATGTTCTTCGCCCGGGGCTTTTCCGTAGACCTCACGCACCACGTGATGCATGCCATCGGAAGCCGGATGTGGGGCTTCACGCAGGAACTGTTCGACGCCACGGCCACTTCAGAGGGCGACGCTCCCGCTGCGGTGGCACCGGAAGTCCAGGCCGCCATGTACCAGGAAATGTCCGCCAACTACCCGAACGTCCTGCAAGTGGCGACTGCTGCCAGCCACGATGACGGCTCGGTAGTCGGCAGCGGCTGCGACGACCAGTTCGAGTTCGAGTTCGCCCTGGACCTCCTCCTCGACGGCATCGAACGGCTGCACCAGCGGGACTGCAGCTCCGCAGCCGCCCGACTCGAGCGGGGATGA
- a CDS encoding VOC family protein, translated as MQLGAFSISLTVKDIAASAAFYEKLGFTSLGGDITQNWLILKNGETVIGLFQGMFEKNMLTFNPGWSQNAEALDSFTDVRDLQRELKAQGAEFVAEADETTTGPGSFIVVDPDGNPVLVDQHV; from the coding sequence ATGCAGCTCGGCGCCTTTTCGATCAGCCTCACCGTCAAGGACATCGCGGCATCAGCTGCGTTCTACGAGAAACTGGGCTTCACCAGTTTGGGCGGCGACATCACCCAGAACTGGCTGATCCTCAAGAACGGCGAGACCGTTATTGGCCTCTTCCAGGGGATGTTTGAGAAGAACATGCTGACGTTCAACCCGGGCTGGAGCCAGAACGCGGAAGCGCTGGACTCCTTCACCGATGTGCGCGACCTCCAGCGGGAACTCAAAGCCCAGGGCGCGGAGTTCGTTGCCGAGGCGGATGAGACCACCACCGGTCCGGGGAGCTTCATTGTTGTGGACCCGGACGGCAACCCGGTGCTGGTGGATCAGCACGTCTGA